Genomic window (Daucus carota subsp. sativus chromosome 5, DH1 v3.0, whole genome shotgun sequence):
TAGTTAAGGGGATAAAGCACGCAAGAGGGAGTGAACAATATGACGTAGCTCGAATTTTCTACAATGATGTTTTAAGAAGAAAAAGCAGAAGGAGAATAAAGCATTGCTTCTTAAAATTGTTGGTGGGTTTGACCCCTAGTTTAAATTactaggaatggaatggaggaaggcaTAAAAAATTGTTTACCCAAACTATAGCATATATattattccattccattcattcAACCCATTTAAGTGTAATATGTTAGCGTTATCTTTCATGAATGGTGGAGGGTCTTTAAAAGAGCTTAGAATAAATAGGCAGTTTAGCAATGTGTTTTGTTTGACAACTTGTTAAATGTGTTGGAGGTGAGGCAGCTTGCTAGATATCCTTTGCTTTATATGACGAGGTGGAATTAGTTAGGAAGCTTGCTTGATGTCCTTGGATTTTGGTCTTGCTATAATTTCTCGGGAGATCTAGCTCCAGGACTTTGTTGTATTTTAGGCCTTGATACACAAATTTATTATCTTCATCGCTTTTTGTGTAGCCTAATCTTTATTAATTGTGACAAATTTCTTCCTGAAAAAATTGGAGCTGGGAAGCTCTTTCTGTTTTTGAAGCTTGTTTGCAGAAGGCTTTAAGCTTGATTATTTGTTTCGCTACTCTATATATCAAGTAATTATTGTATGTCCTATGTTATGCAGGTATTGTTTGTCTGCCATAGGGCATCTCTACTTCTATATAACCTTACCACGGAAGTTATGATCTATGTTCAAGTAAGATTATGTTTGACACTAGATCTGGGTATCTAACTGAGCTATTTTACTAAGAATTACTTTTGATAAATACTTTAATTTTGTCATGCGGCCCGTGTTAGTAGTATCAGTACCAAGGGTATCAATACTAGTTTGTATTTCTGTAATAGCAATTGAGCCGCTCTTAGTCATGATTTGTCAACTAATACTTCCAAGTCTCACTCGTAAACTGGTGCATGTACCACAATACCAAATAAGTAAATGGATGACTGTTTTAATTAGAAGCAGTGGTATGCTATTTAATTGTCTCTAGTAACTCAATCTGCTCGAACACTGTTTATGTAATTAAATATTGACCTCTTCAGAACTTTGATGACTCAAGTTCTGGTAAGCAATAATGTATATTAAGACCTTGTGAAATGTGCTCATTTAGTGCATGGTCCTTTTAAACACACTAATATTGATTTTCGAGGCAGTAAATTTCCAGTTGGAGAATTTGTGTCTAAAAGTCTAGACGTACCAGTGTTGACCATTTGAAAAAGAACAGGCCATATAAATAATAGAGCTAAAGGATCTGTGAGAATTTATAAAATCTCTTTACTTGTCAAGTTGGTAATTTTTCTTACTATGTCTCTGTTCTGCTGTTCCTAAAGAAACTAAAGTGATTCACCCCCTTTATATAACCTGCTGACTCGTTTACACATTTTTTTGGCAAAACCAGTGATGAATTATTTGTCCCCAACATGGATGATATCTCCACAGTCGACGGCTTTGTGGAGATAACTGAATGTGTGGCAGAGATGCTAAAGTACTTGGCTAATGAACCCTCTGTGGGCCTTTTCTATGTCCAGCAGCATACACAAAATTCGGTGCCTAATCTTGTTAGTCTTAGAAATAGTGTGGAGGACAAGTCTCGTGAGATGACTTTGCATACGGAAGATTCCGGGGAATCTATGATCATGTTAAGTTCAATGAAAGAATGTGGATCCCCCATCGTCGATGAGATGATTAGAGACATTAAAAATTCTCTAACTATTATGTCAACAAAGCAGCCCAAAAGGGGCTTGATTAACAACCCAAGATCACTTTTTCAAATAGGAAGAACTAGCTCCTGGGGTCCAGCTGCTTGGGGTCGTAATGAAGTTCCATTGGAACAAGAAGCTgaaagtagtagtagtagttatTTTAGTACGGTTTTCAAGTCTGCAAAAGAAAGAGCTGCCAGCTTGAAATGGGTTCAATCTGATTCTGAGGGATCAGTCAATGGGAAGGGTGAAAATCTGCTACCTGCTCATGATACGACATTGCAATACGCTGTTCCCAGCACCGCTTCAGCAATGCTCGAGGAACCAATGCTATCAAGTAAGATTTCTAGTGGATCACAAGAAATGTCTGAAACTGGTGATGGCTTGTCAACTAATTTATTGTCCTTATCAAAAAGCTTTGATGAGTTTAAGGCTGAAAGAGAAGCTAAACTAGAACAATGGTTACAGCAGACTAGTGATCAGGATGATCAGTTGGGAGAGACCAATGCAGAGAAGCTTTAAGAGACTGTTACAAGCAGCAAATTATTGGTCCTTAAACAATGTTGTTTTTGTACTTGTTTTCTCATTATATGAAACTAGAAATAGAAATACTCAGATTCTTTATTTTTCCCGAAAGAGGAAGCTTTATGAACATATTTGTTGCTGATATATGATTTGTTTCCTGAGCTTTAGCAAATCTTGTGTGTTATAATGTATCTATACTTATCTTTATGTCATTTTTGTCATGCAGATTTGTCACTGTTAATAAATTCATATGTTGACGTGGTTCCAAGTTCCAACCATCAAACTTCAGTTTCTGCTGTTCTCTTTAGCAGCGTGTATTAGGGGGTTATAAATGattataatcattttaatattatttaactataatattttattggaaaatttataaaaatatcaattttttacgAATTGTTTACAAAAATACGACATGTAATTTTG
Coding sequences:
- the LOC108220222 gene encoding uncharacterized protein LOC108220222 isoform X1, which encodes MFNDELFVPNMDDISTVDGFVEITECVAEMLKYLANEPSVGLFYVQQHTQNSVPNLVSLRNSVEDKSREMTLHTEDSGESMIMLSSMKECGSPIVDEMIRDIKNSLTIMSTKQPKRGLINNPRSLFQIGRTSSWGPAAWGRNEVPLEQEAESSSSSYFSTVFKSAKERAASLKWVQSDSEGSVNGKGENLLPAHDTTLQYAVPSTASAMLEEPMLSSKISSGSQEMSETGDGLSTNLLSLSKSFDEFKAEREAKLEQWLQQTSDQDDQLGETNAEKL
- the LOC108220222 gene encoding uncharacterized protein LOC108220222 isoform X2, yielding MDDISTVDGFVEITECVAEMLKYLANEPSVGLFYVQQHTQNSVPNLVSLRNSVEDKSREMTLHTEDSGESMIMLSSMKECGSPIVDEMIRDIKNSLTIMSTKQPKRGLINNPRSLFQIGRTSSWGPAAWGRNEVPLEQEAESSSSSYFSTVFKSAKERAASLKWVQSDSEGSVNGKGENLLPAHDTTLQYAVPSTASAMLEEPMLSSKISSGSQEMSETGDGLSTNLLSLSKSFDEFKAEREAKLEQWLQQTSDQDDQLGETNAEKL